In Cytobacillus oceanisediminis, the following proteins share a genomic window:
- a CDS encoding dicarboxylate/amino acid:cation symporter encodes MKLSTKIILALIAGGITGLLINLFAPGIFPELDKFLFTPLGKIFLNLINMLVVPIVFFSITLGTAGLGDPKKLGRIGIKTISYFLVTTSIAIVIGLALAAVFQPGNVGEFDVTNVEYESKEAPPVSETLLNIIPTNPVKAFTEGNMLQIITFSIFVGFALTMLGNKTKGILNLIEQGNDMMMYLVNLVMRFAPYGTFGLIVSAVGSQGLSAIKAMGLYMIVVLLALFIHAILTYGGSIALLAKKNPLWFFKGFAPAMGVAFSTSSSNATLPISMNTAQKNLKVPESISSFVQPLGATINMDGTAIMQGVATIFIAQVYNVDLTLTQLITVVLTAVLASVGTAGVPGVGLIMLAMVLNSVNLPVEGIALIIGIDRLLDMTRTAVNITGDAACAVIVAETEAKKEAVKA; translated from the coding sequence ATGAAATTATCTACTAAAATTATTCTTGCTCTAATCGCCGGAGGAATTACAGGTCTTTTGATTAACTTATTTGCACCTGGCATTTTCCCCGAGCTTGACAAGTTTTTATTTACTCCGCTGGGAAAAATCTTTTTAAATCTCATCAATATGCTGGTTGTTCCGATCGTCTTCTTTTCCATCACTCTTGGGACAGCAGGCCTCGGTGATCCTAAGAAGTTAGGAAGAATCGGGATTAAGACAATCTCCTACTTCCTGGTTACCACCAGCATTGCAATCGTCATCGGTCTTGCTTTGGCAGCAGTTTTCCAGCCAGGGAACGTTGGTGAATTTGACGTTACAAACGTGGAGTACGAATCAAAAGAAGCTCCTCCTGTCTCAGAGACACTATTAAATATTATTCCAACCAATCCGGTAAAAGCCTTTACGGAAGGGAACATGCTTCAGATTATCACTTTTTCCATTTTTGTCGGATTTGCATTAACCATGCTTGGCAATAAAACAAAAGGCATATTAAACCTTATTGAACAAGGCAATGACATGATGATGTACCTTGTTAACCTGGTTATGAGGTTTGCCCCTTATGGAACGTTCGGACTCATCGTTTCTGCTGTAGGCAGTCAGGGTCTAAGTGCCATTAAAGCTATGGGACTTTATATGATCGTAGTTCTTCTTGCATTATTTATACATGCGATCTTAACCTATGGAGGTTCTATTGCTTTACTTGCAAAGAAAAACCCACTATGGTTCTTTAAAGGCTTTGCGCCGGCCATGGGTGTTGCTTTCAGTACATCAAGCAGTAATGCGACACTGCCGATTTCCATGAATACTGCCCAGAAAAATCTGAAAGTTCCTGAATCAATCAGCAGCTTTGTTCAGCCTCTCGGTGCAACCATCAACATGGATGGAACAGCCATCATGCAGGGTGTTGCAACTATTTTCATTGCACAGGTATATAATGTTGATTTAACATTGACACAGCTAATCACGGTTGTCCTTACTGCCGTTCTTGCCAGCGTTGGTACAGCTGGTGTGCCTGGTGTCGGTTTGATTATGCTTGCGATGGTCCTTAACTCTGTCAATCTTCCTGTCGAAGGTATCGCATTAATCATTGGTATTGACCGTCTGCTTGATATGACCCGAACAGCAGTCAATATTACAGGTGATGCTGCATGTGCGGTGATTGTAGCGGAAACAGAAGCAAAGAAAGAGGCTGTTAAAGCCTAA
- a CDS encoding PTS sugar transporter subunit IIA → MKHFLIATHGELSQAFIETVELIAGKQTNVSYFGMTKLKSGDMAKEELKDILSTKKEGEHFIVLTDVFGGSVTNLCTELLLEMDDFDIITGLNLPMILTMILAGEEKSVADTIAEGISAAQNGIIHINNLLKSQKGSMSDDFTIKD, encoded by the coding sequence ATGAAACATTTTTTAATCGCCACTCATGGAGAGTTATCTCAAGCATTTATCGAAACTGTAGAGCTGATTGCTGGCAAGCAGACGAACGTTTCATATTTTGGGATGACAAAACTTAAGTCCGGAGATATGGCGAAAGAGGAATTGAAAGACATATTAAGCACCAAAAAAGAGGGCGAGCATTTTATTGTATTGACAGATGTGTTTGGCGGTAGTGTTACAAATCTTTGTACCGAACTGCTTCTTGAAATGGATGATTTTGACATAATCACTGGCTTAAACTTGCCAATGATACTCACTATGATCTTGGCAGGCGAGGAAAAAAGCGTTGCAGATACAATTGCAGAAGGTATAAGCGCGGCACAGAATGGAATTATCCATATTAATAACTTACTAAAATCCCAGAAAGGAAGTATGAGTGATGATTTCACTATTAAGGATTGA
- a CDS encoding SIS domain-containing protein produces MKIEDYMQETPEKMREIIQGADQLFAEVKNKEIDRVVVTGSGTSYHSGLQVQKLMQSLMGVRVDVYYPFAISRETFIGDSSKTILIGISQGGSSYSTYNAMKLAKESGCIIASMAGQENALIDEVADFILTVKCGEETAGAKTKGFYTTKLNLTLFALQLARETNKITSAEYNAEIIEIEKSANQFLKTYDKSYKWIEANKEKLFNAKEIRVIGTSEIYGDTLESALKLLETLRIPVSGYEFEEFIHGIYNAVNEDSTIIILDTGVEKRVKKMIEVLSDWTENIYVIGCESDENSRNMNAEFINHLYYKTYEYIIPIQLMCAIIPPLRGVDPSIPKDPKFHQKLGSKKLNK; encoded by the coding sequence ATGAAAATTGAAGATTACATGCAAGAAACCCCGGAAAAAATGAGAGAGATTATTCAAGGTGCAGATCAATTATTTGCTGAAGTAAAAAATAAAGAAATTGACCGTGTTGTAGTTACCGGCTCGGGTACAAGTTATCATTCTGGCCTCCAAGTACAAAAGTTAATGCAGTCCTTAATGGGTGTTCGTGTAGATGTCTATTATCCATTTGCTATTAGCAGAGAAACCTTCATAGGGGATTCTTCAAAAACAATATTAATTGGTATATCACAAGGTGGAAGCAGTTACTCAACTTACAATGCTATGAAACTAGCAAAAGAATCAGGATGTATTATAGCTTCTATGGCTGGGCAAGAAAATGCATTAATTGATGAGGTAGCGGATTTTATCCTGACAGTTAAATGTGGTGAGGAAACAGCAGGAGCAAAAACAAAAGGATTTTACACAACTAAGTTAAACCTGACTCTATTTGCACTGCAACTTGCAAGAGAAACAAATAAAATTACATCCGCAGAATATAATGCAGAAATCATTGAAATAGAGAAGAGCGCAAATCAGTTTTTGAAGACATACGATAAGTCTTATAAATGGATTGAAGCGAATAAAGAAAAATTATTTAATGCTAAAGAAATTCGAGTTATTGGGACAAGTGAAATCTATGGCGATACATTAGAAAGTGCCCTGAAGTTGTTAGAAACACTAAGAATTCCGGTATCTGGGTACGAGTTCGAAGAATTTATTCATGGTATTTATAATGCGGTCAATGAAGATTCTACTATTATTATTTTAGATACTGGTGTAGAAAAACGAGTAAAGAAAATGATAGAGGTTCTATCTGACTGGACTGAAAATATCTATGTAATTGGATGCGAGTCTGATGAAAACTCTCGAAATATGAATGCTGAGTTTATTAACCACCTTTATTATAAAACCTATGAATATATTATCCCGATTCAGTTAATGTGTGCAATAATTCCACCACTAAGAGGCGTGGATCCCAGTATTCCAAAAGATCCAAAGTTTCATCAGAAATTAGGAAGTAAAAAACTAAACAAGTAA
- a CDS encoding PTS sugar transporter subunit IIB yields the protein MISLLRIDDRLIHGQVAYGWTSALGVNVILVVNDEAKNDQMKAMALNLAKPSNVKLYIRGVQESGEIAQKFSQSQKSKVLVLVKNTSDAVELARLSEGVINEVNVGGLRYSEGKRKLTDLVAVDDQDLANLKEMEEMGIELEFRMLPRDKKKGLKDMI from the coding sequence ATGATTTCACTATTAAGGATTGACGATCGCCTAATTCACGGTCAAGTAGCATATGGCTGGACCTCAGCTCTCGGGGTTAATGTAATACTCGTCGTTAATGATGAAGCTAAAAATGACCAAATGAAAGCGATGGCACTTAATCTAGCCAAGCCTTCCAACGTAAAACTGTATATTCGAGGGGTTCAAGAATCCGGAGAGATTGCACAAAAATTTTCACAATCACAAAAAAGTAAGGTTCTAGTTCTTGTGAAGAATACTAGTGATGCCGTTGAACTTGCAAGGCTTTCAGAAGGGGTTATCAATGAGGTAAATGTTGGCGGATTGCGTTATTCAGAAGGTAAAAGAAAGTTAACAGACTTAGTAGCAGTAGATGACCAAGATCTTGCAAATTTAAAGGAAATGGAAGAGATGGGAATAGAACTCGAATTTAGAATGCTGCCTCGTGATAAGAAGAAGGGGCTAAAGGATATGATTTAA
- a CDS encoding MerR family transcriptional regulator, whose product MAEKAKVTKRTIDYYTSLGLLKAERSPSNYRYYDYSAIERIAFIEKCKADGLSLEEIKKKVISRFSEEVDVLELRLKIQDLEEDVTKALSQLKKSDPEKYEYVKKNISHESLSLIQTLLLLLN is encoded by the coding sequence TTGGCTGAAAAAGCAAAGGTTACTAAGAGAACGATTGATTACTATACTTCACTTGGCCTGCTAAAAGCAGAACGTTCCCCTTCAAATTATCGCTATTATGATTATTCCGCCATCGAACGTATTGCTTTTATCGAAAAATGTAAAGCGGATGGTTTGTCGCTGGAGGAAATAAAGAAAAAAGTTATCAGCCGATTTTCTGAAGAGGTAGATGTTCTTGAACTAAGGCTCAAAATTCAGGATCTGGAGGAAGATGTGACAAAAGCACTTTCTCAGCTTAAAAAATCTGATCCCGAAAAATACGAATATGTCAAAAAGAATATTTCACATGAAAGCTTATCATTAATTCAGACATTGCTTTTACTGCTCAACTGA
- a CDS encoding DedA family protein, producing MSEIIISFIDFLKQFSYFGILLSLCFEFIPAEVVLPLAGFWVFQGDFNYYLVVLAGTVGGTIGPLTLYALGRYGGRPMVLKYGKYFLVSQKQIDASDKFFEKYGAGVAFFARFMPVVRTAISIPCGMAKMNVWKFSTYTFLAMLPITAFYVYLGYKLGPHYKEAEEIFNSYALPLALIIIAGIIIVFTYKYVSKRKKSQSI from the coding sequence ATGTCAGAAATTATCATCAGCTTTATTGATTTCTTAAAACAGTTTTCTTACTTTGGAATTTTGCTTTCATTATGCTTTGAATTTATCCCGGCAGAAGTGGTTCTTCCTTTGGCAGGCTTTTGGGTCTTCCAGGGAGACTTTAATTATTATTTAGTCGTATTAGCAGGTACAGTGGGAGGAACGATTGGACCGCTGACATTATATGCATTGGGCCGATATGGCGGCCGCCCAATGGTTTTAAAATACGGAAAATATTTCTTAGTTTCGCAAAAACAGATTGATGCTTCGGACAAGTTTTTTGAAAAATATGGCGCAGGGGTAGCTTTCTTCGCCCGTTTTATGCCAGTTGTCCGTACAGCGATATCCATTCCATGCGGGATGGCCAAAATGAATGTGTGGAAGTTCTCTACCTATACATTCCTGGCAATGCTGCCGATTACCGCATTCTATGTTTATTTGGGATACAAACTGGGCCCTCATTATAAAGAAGCAGAGGAAATCTTTAATAGCTATGCCTTGCCGCTAGCCCTGATCATTATTGCCGGAATCATTATTGTGTTCACTTACAAATATGTAAGCAAGCGCAAGAAGAGCCAAAGCATATAA
- a CDS encoding PTS mannose/fructose/sorbose/N-acetylgalactosamine transporter subunit IIC produces MAAQAIMLGIIAGIGILDSRIFGVLMLERPLVLGLLVGLVLGDVQQGVIIGAQLELIWMGIAGIGAATPPDIVTGGVLGTAFAIISGQGVEVALVLAVPIAVLAQSLGVLVRIINTYFMHRADNYAAKANFRGVTIMMWIPPILFFLSVFIPTVLAIILGAEQVKNMIESVPETILGGLEVAGKLLPAVGFALLLDMLFSKKMGVYFFLGFLAASFLDLNITAIALFGACIAIIVNLVINNNSNNQANDQKGNNNNLTEGEIDFE; encoded by the coding sequence ATGGCAGCTCAAGCAATTATGTTGGGAATTATTGCTGGAATTGGAATATTGGATAGCCGGATTTTTGGAGTACTAATGCTAGAACGTCCTTTAGTTCTGGGTCTGTTAGTAGGCTTGGTTTTAGGAGATGTTCAGCAAGGTGTCATCATTGGAGCACAGCTTGAATTAATCTGGATGGGTATTGCCGGAATTGGTGCAGCAACTCCTCCTGACATTGTAACAGGCGGGGTACTTGGAACTGCATTTGCGATTATATCCGGTCAAGGTGTTGAAGTTGCACTGGTCCTAGCTGTTCCGATTGCCGTTTTGGCTCAATCGCTTGGTGTATTGGTAAGGATTATTAATACTTATTTTATGCATAGGGCTGACAACTATGCTGCAAAAGCAAACTTCCGGGGAGTAACAATAATGATGTGGATTCCTCCAATTTTGTTTTTCTTAAGTGTTTTTATTCCAACCGTCTTAGCCATTATCCTAGGGGCCGAGCAAGTAAAAAATATGATTGAATCAGTTCCTGAAACGATTCTTGGCGGGTTAGAGGTTGCTGGAAAATTATTACCTGCAGTTGGTTTTGCTTTACTACTCGATATGCTGTTTTCTAAAAAGATGGGCGTTTACTTTTTCCTCGGGTTCTTAGCAGCCTCTTTCTTAGACTTAAATATCACAGCCATTGCGTTATTTGGGGCATGTATAGCTATTATCGTTAATCTTGTTATTAATAATAACAGTAATAATCAAGCTAATGACCAAAAGGGTAACAACAATAACTTAACGGAAGGGGAGATCGACTTTGAGTAG
- a CDS encoding sigma 54-interacting transcriptional regulator produces MRNEVVIYMKEVTRRFSFKKDSCLEPYQTEAVAVHFEIDRTRASRLLNELSKDGILLKINTRPVCFIHRETLEKQYGSLKHTVYDSLQSIEKELIPKPEEIFKKLIGYEKSLKESIEQVKTAIHYPSMGLPLLLLGPTGVGKTFFAKLIYDYSRTQNIIEDQAPFFVFNCAQYANNPELLSSYLFGHSKGAFTGALKDQVGLIEQANNGILFLDEVHRLNKEGQEKLFTFMDQGTFTRLGETNIVRKSKVRLVFATTESLSVFLETFLRRIPIKVNIPSLEDRGPDEKKQFIHHFFMEESKLLGIPIEVTNKTLDLLSKYHYSGNIGECKNTVKYACGFAFSKKSKTMDKIFVTLQDLPKHIFKNSSSLFNNYSTREGSVLFSPSSKQFFSHVNEMKITLIEQTYQNCLKYFLKFENNQFEESVFIEKCTDEITAMMDRLIFERPNESNNLMMEIILSTMQDIFRYLELNYYVKYDGNSVYTLSSYLFFKSNPFQLSKEEQLLSQRILQFIKDHYKMEYSIVSKVMLFIEKRMDVHLYFEDIIMMTLFLCKAKINHFHNRIKAMIIAHGYATASSIANVCNRLLGVNVFDSIDMPVDATVRDITEKMLQYMEEQDTSTGLVVLVDMGSLSLIHDHIKDKIDGPLLFVDQVSTPAALEIGNYVIQGRTIEEMVEPLKKSAKPSINLYYPTNGKEYAIVTSCFTGIGTATQIQQLLSESIGDLLDIKVIAHDFDRLKQNGMNEAPLRIYEVLAIVGTENPEIEEVNFISLEDIISGKGEGDVFRIFDKIADADTIRKVNDRIIMNFSLGRVIDSLTILDTEKIIRKVEYGINQLEKQIGKNLPNDKKIALFVHVSCMIERLIRKAPISEYPNLDEFLNNHTKEIKWIKSAFSVLEDNYSVQMTMAEIGYIYNIIKPNVPRNKELV; encoded by the coding sequence ATGAGAAATGAGGTTGTAATCTATATGAAAGAGGTCACTCGCAGGTTTTCATTTAAAAAGGACAGCTGCCTTGAACCATATCAAACAGAGGCAGTAGCGGTTCATTTTGAGATAGATCGTACAAGAGCAAGCAGGTTATTAAATGAGCTTTCTAAAGATGGTATCTTATTAAAAATAAATACTCGCCCCGTTTGTTTTATACATAGAGAAACGTTAGAAAAACAATACGGGAGTTTGAAACATACTGTTTATGATAGTTTGCAATCGATAGAAAAAGAGCTTATTCCCAAACCAGAGGAGATTTTTAAAAAGCTAATTGGATATGAGAAGAGTTTGAAAGAGTCTATTGAGCAAGTCAAAACGGCCATTCACTATCCAAGTATGGGTTTGCCCTTATTACTCTTAGGACCAACTGGAGTAGGGAAAACATTTTTCGCAAAGCTTATATATGATTATTCACGAACGCAAAATATCATTGAAGATCAGGCTCCTTTTTTTGTATTTAATTGTGCTCAGTATGCAAATAATCCAGAACTATTATCAAGCTATTTATTTGGACATTCTAAAGGGGCTTTTACAGGCGCCTTGAAGGACCAGGTGGGTCTTATTGAACAAGCGAATAATGGTATCTTGTTTTTGGATGAAGTCCATCGTTTGAATAAAGAAGGTCAAGAGAAGCTGTTTACTTTTATGGACCAGGGGACATTTACTCGATTAGGTGAAACGAATATAGTTAGAAAGTCCAAGGTACGATTGGTGTTCGCAACTACCGAAAGTTTGTCCGTTTTTTTAGAGACTTTCTTAAGGAGAATCCCAATTAAAGTAAATATACCTAGTCTTGAAGATCGTGGTCCGGATGAGAAAAAACAGTTTATTCACCATTTCTTTATGGAAGAGAGTAAATTACTTGGTATACCGATTGAGGTGACCAATAAGACTCTTGATTTATTAAGTAAATATCATTATAGCGGCAATATCGGTGAATGTAAGAATACGGTAAAATATGCTTGCGGATTTGCTTTCTCTAAGAAGTCGAAAACAATGGATAAGATTTTTGTAACCCTGCAGGATTTACCTAAGCATATTTTCAAGAACTCATCTTCTCTCTTTAATAACTACTCTACGAGGGAAGGAAGTGTGCTTTTTTCACCAAGTAGTAAGCAGTTTTTCAGCCATGTAAATGAAATGAAAATTACTCTTATTGAACAAACCTACCAGAATTGTTTAAAGTATTTTTTGAAATTTGAAAATAATCAATTCGAAGAATCGGTATTTATCGAAAAATGTACTGATGAGATAACGGCAATGATGGATAGGTTAATATTTGAGCGACCTAACGAATCAAATAATTTAATGATGGAAATTATTCTTTCAACGATGCAGGATATCTTTAGATATTTGGAATTGAATTATTATGTAAAATATGATGGTAACAGTGTCTATACATTGTCATCCTATTTATTCTTTAAATCTAATCCTTTTCAGTTATCGAAAGAGGAACAGCTTCTATCTCAACGCATACTTCAATTCATTAAAGATCATTATAAAATGGAATACTCAATTGTTTCTAAAGTGATGTTATTTATTGAAAAACGCATGGACGTTCATTTATATTTTGAAGATATTATAATGATGACATTATTTTTATGTAAGGCGAAAATAAACCATTTCCATAACCGGATAAAAGCTATGATTATTGCCCATGGCTATGCAACTGCGAGCAGCATAGCAAATGTATGCAATCGTTTATTAGGGGTAAATGTCTTTGATTCTATTGATATGCCTGTTGATGCAACCGTGAGAGATATTACAGAAAAGATGCTTCAATATATGGAGGAACAGGATACTTCGACGGGTTTAGTTGTTTTAGTCGATATGGGCTCATTGAGTTTAATCCATGACCATATAAAAGATAAGATTGATGGTCCACTTCTTTTTGTTGACCAAGTTTCGACACCAGCTGCTTTGGAAATTGGAAATTATGTAATACAGGGAAGAACCATAGAGGAAATGGTAGAACCTCTTAAAAAGTCTGCAAAACCAAGTATTAATCTGTATTACCCTACAAATGGGAAAGAATATGCTATTGTAACTTCTTGCTTTACTGGAATTGGGACGGCAACACAAATTCAACAACTTCTTTCTGAAAGCATTGGAGATTTATTAGATATTAAAGTGATAGCACATGATTTTGACCGGCTGAAACAAAACGGAATGAATGAGGCGCCCTTAAGAATTTATGAAGTATTAGCTATAGTCGGAACAGAAAATCCAGAAATAGAGGAAGTTAATTTTATTTCATTAGAAGATATTATTTCTGGTAAGGGAGAAGGTGATGTGTTTCGAATATTCGATAAAATAGCCGATGCCGACACAATACGTAAAGTAAACGATAGAATTATCATGAACTTTTCTCTTGGCAGAGTTATTGATTCCTTGACTATCCTTGATACTGAAAAAATTATTCGTAAAGTAGAATACGGAATAAATCAACTTGAAAAACAGATAGGGAAGAATCTACCAAATGACAAAAAAATAGCATTATTTGTTCATGTAAGCTGTATGATTGAGCGATTAATAAGAAAAGCACCGATATCTGAATATCCAAATTTAGATGAATTTCTAAATAATCACACTAAGGAAATTAAGTGGATCAAAAGTGCATTTAGTGTGCTGGAAGATAATTATAGTGTGCAAATGACGATGGCAGAGATAGGTTATATCTACAATATTATCAAGCCTAATGTGCCGCGCAACAAAGAATTAGTATAA
- a CDS encoding PTS system mannose/fructose/sorbose family transporter subunit IID has translation MSSPKKITKKELRQVFWRSFALQGAFNYERMQNLGYAYAMIPVIKKLYDKHDDQVKALNRHLEIFNTTPAVSTTIMGISAAMEEQNANDSNFDSNSINAVKASLMGPLAGIGDSLFWGTFRIIAAGIGVSLATQGNIFGPILFLILFNIPHLFLRIAGLKLGYRVGVNSLERIQKEGLMEKIMAMTTTVGLMVVGGMVATMLKLTTPLEFDINGAKVVLQDILDQILPNMLPLIATFVIYGLMKRKVSITKLTLGIIVVGILLHWIGLL, from the coding sequence TTGAGTAGTCCCAAAAAAATAACTAAAAAAGAACTACGTCAAGTGTTTTGGAGATCCTTTGCCCTTCAAGGAGCCTTTAACTATGAACGGATGCAAAACTTAGGATATGCCTATGCTATGATTCCTGTCATCAAGAAATTATATGACAAGCACGATGACCAGGTAAAAGCCCTAAATAGACATTTAGAGATATTTAATACAACCCCAGCTGTATCAACAACCATTATGGGGATATCCGCAGCCATGGAAGAGCAAAATGCTAACGATTCCAATTTTGATTCGAATTCAATAAATGCGGTTAAAGCATCGCTTATGGGTCCACTGGCTGGGATTGGTGACTCGCTTTTTTGGGGGACCTTCCGAATTATTGCAGCAGGGATTGGTGTTTCTCTTGCAACACAGGGGAACATTTTTGGACCTATTTTGTTTTTGATATTATTTAACATTCCCCACCTCTTTTTAAGAATTGCTGGGTTAAAACTGGGATACCGTGTTGGGGTAAATTCCCTTGAAAGAATACAAAAAGAAGGTTTAATGGAAAAGATTATGGCGATGACCACTACTGTTGGGTTAATGGTAGTTGGAGGAATGGTCGCAACCATGTTAAAGCTGACAACCCCACTCGAATTTGACATTAACGGGGCAAAGGTAGTTCTTCAAGATATATTGGATCAAATATTACCAAATATGCTACCTTTAATAGCTACTTTTGTCATATATGGCTTAATGAAAAGAAAAGTTAGTATTACCAAACTAACCTTGGGCATTATCGTTGTCGGAATACTTCTGCATTGGATTGGATTACTTTAA
- a CDS encoding GNAT family N-acetyltransferase, which produces MNLKYEVITEDKISLCRDLCNELMAFQKSKAHITPERFDSMNFETRMIPSVKSAIHNYIVIVKDDEEIVGYVYSNVSPKEAYSNDFATFFDLTSVGKDNVGCLSQFYIKDGYKQYGIGSVLFNMSMEWLIQFKDVEDYFIYVSNGNTEALQFYTRKGFTVSHDILDGFITVLRK; this is translated from the coding sequence ATGAATTTAAAATATGAAGTGATAACAGAAGACAAAATCAGCCTTTGCAGGGATTTATGCAATGAGCTGATGGCTTTCCAGAAATCTAAGGCACATATAACACCTGAGCGCTTTGACAGCATGAATTTTGAAACAAGAATGATTCCATCCGTAAAATCTGCTATACATAATTATATTGTGATTGTTAAGGACGATGAAGAAATCGTGGGCTATGTCTATTCCAATGTTTCTCCTAAAGAAGCCTACTCCAATGATTTCGCCACTTTTTTTGATTTAACTTCAGTCGGAAAAGACAATGTTGGCTGCTTATCACAATTCTATATAAAAGATGGCTATAAACAATATGGAATTGGATCAGTGCTTTTTAACATGTCGATGGAATGGTTAATTCAATTTAAAGATGTTGAAGATTATTTTATTTATGTGTCAAATGGGAATACAGAGGCCCTTCAATTTTATACACGCAAAGGATTTACTGTTAGTCACGATATTCTGGACGGCTTTATTACAGTTTTGCGCAAATAG
- a CDS encoding hemolysin family protein, with the protein MTTINLLLIALLIALTAFFVATEFAIVKVRVSRIDQLIAEGNKRAIAAKRVVTHLDEYLSACQLGITITALGLGWLGEPTVEKLLHPVFERFEIAESLTHILSFGIAFALVTFLHVVVGELAPKTVAIQKAEAVTMAFATPIIWFYRLMFPFIWFLNGSARVLVGIFGLKPASEHEIAHSEEELRILLSESYKSGEINKNELKYVNNIFEFDERIAKEIMVPRTEMITISSDDTLADIMQTIQTENYTRYPVEDGDKDNIRGFINVKEFLTASLTNKITPENLELDSFINPVIHVIESIPIHDLLVKMQKERIHIAILMDEYGGTSGLVTVEDILEEIVGEIRDEFDEDEVPEIRKLNDNHYILDSKLLIDDVNNLLGTDFEHEDVDTIGGWFLTQHMEAEIGTEIEADGFTFKVHEKDGHQLHYLEVFKSKPLLA; encoded by the coding sequence TTGACAACCATAAATTTATTACTGATTGCACTATTAATAGCATTAACCGCATTCTTCGTAGCAACTGAGTTTGCGATTGTAAAAGTACGTGTTTCCCGAATTGATCAGCTGATTGCTGAGGGCAATAAAAGGGCTATTGCAGCTAAGAGAGTCGTCACTCACCTTGATGAGTATTTATCTGCCTGTCAGTTAGGTATTACCATTACCGCATTAGGTTTGGGCTGGCTTGGTGAGCCGACAGTTGAAAAATTATTGCACCCGGTATTTGAAAGATTTGAAATCGCCGAATCGCTTACCCATATTTTATCCTTTGGCATTGCCTTTGCTTTAGTCACCTTCCTGCATGTGGTTGTAGGGGAGCTTGCACCAAAAACCGTTGCCATTCAAAAAGCTGAGGCAGTTACAATGGCGTTCGCAACACCGATTATTTGGTTCTATCGTTTGATGTTCCCTTTCATTTGGTTCTTAAATGGATCTGCTCGGGTACTGGTTGGCATATTTGGTTTAAAACCGGCTTCTGAGCATGAAATCGCCCATTCTGAAGAAGAACTGCGAATCCTTTTATCCGAGAGTTATAAAAGCGGTGAGATCAACAAAAATGAGTTAAAGTACGTGAACAATATCTTTGAATTTGATGAAAGAATTGCGAAAGAAATAATGGTTCCGCGTACTGAGATGATTACGATTTCCTCGGATGATACACTGGCAGATATTATGCAAACCATCCAAACAGAGAATTACACGCGATATCCAGTTGAAGATGGGGATAAAGACAATATTCGAGGGTTTATTAATGTAAAAGAATTTCTGACGGCCAGTCTTACAAACAAGATCACCCCGGAGAATCTTGAGCTTGACTCGTTTATTAACCCGGTTATCCATGTAATTGAAAGCATTCCGATTCATGACCTGCTTGTAAAAATGCAAAAAGAACGCATCCATATTGCCATTTTAATGGATGAATATGGCGGAACTTCCGGATTAGTTACTGTTGAAGACATTCTCGAAGAAATTGTCGGAGAAATTCGTGATGAATTTGATGAAGACGAAGTTCCTGAAATTAGAAAGCTAAACGATAACCATTATATTCTGGATTCTAAGCTTCTTATAGACGATGTCAATAATCTGCTTGGCACAGATTTTGAGCATGAAGATGTTGATACAATCGGTGGCTGGTTCCTGACACAGCATATGGAAGCAGAGATAGGAACAGAGATTGAAGCTGATGGATTCACATTCAAGGTCCACGAAAAAGATGGGCACCAGCTTCATTATCTGGAGGTTTTTAAAAGCAAGCCCCTATTAGCCTAG